A stretch of the Pedobacter sp. MC2016-14 genome encodes the following:
- the sucC gene encoding ADP-forming succinate--CoA ligase subunit beta, producing the protein MNIHEYQGKEILKSFGVAVQEGIVAETVEQAVEAAKKMKVDYNSDWVVIKAQVHAGGRGKGGGVKLAKNLDEVKQRATDILGMQLVTPQTSAEGKKVHKVLVAQDVYYPGASETKEFYVSVLLNRANGRNIIMYSTEGGMDIEEVAEHTPHLIFKEEIDPKVGLQGFQARKIAFNLGVSGAAFKEMVKFITALYKAYDATDSSMFEINPVLKTSDDKIIAVDAKVDLDENALFRHPDYAAMRDKLEEDPTDVEASESNLNYVKLDGNVGCMVNGAGLAMATMDIIKIAGGEPANFLDVGGTANAQTVKAGFNIILKDPNVKAILINIFGGIVRCDRVAQGVIDAYNEIGDIPVPIICRLQGTNAVEAKKLIDDSGLKVYSAIALKDAADLVTKVLA; encoded by the coding sequence ATGAATATCCACGAATATCAAGGTAAAGAAATACTTAAAAGTTTTGGTGTTGCCGTACAAGAAGGCATTGTTGCCGAAACTGTTGAACAAGCTGTAGAAGCTGCAAAGAAAATGAAAGTTGATTACAACTCTGACTGGGTGGTAATTAAAGCGCAAGTACATGCAGGCGGAAGAGGTAAAGGCGGAGGCGTTAAGCTTGCCAAAAACCTTGACGAAGTAAAACAAAGGGCTACCGATATTTTAGGAATGCAATTGGTAACTCCACAAACCAGTGCTGAAGGTAAAAAAGTACATAAAGTACTTGTTGCTCAGGATGTTTATTATCCAGGCGCCTCAGAAACAAAAGAGTTTTATGTGAGTGTACTTTTAAACCGTGCAAACGGCCGTAACATCATCATGTATTCTACAGAAGGTGGAATGGATATTGAAGAAGTTGCAGAACATACCCCGCACTTAATCTTCAAAGAAGAAATTGACCCTAAAGTAGGTTTACAAGGATTTCAGGCACGTAAAATTGCGTTTAACCTTGGTGTAAGCGGTGCTGCTTTTAAAGAAATGGTAAAATTTATTACTGCGCTTTATAAAGCTTATGACGCTACAGATTCTTCTATGTTTGAGATCAACCCGGTATTAAAAACTTCTGATGACAAAATCATTGCGGTAGATGCTAAAGTTGATTTGGATGAAAACGCATTGTTCCGTCATCCTGATTATGCAGCAATGCGTGATAAACTGGAAGAAGACCCAACAGATGTTGAAGCAAGTGAATCAAACCTTAACTATGTAAAACTAGACGGAAACGTAGGTTGTATGGTTAACGGTGCTGGTTTAGCTATGGCTACTATGGACATCATTAAAATTGCCGGTGGCGAGCCTGCAAACTTCTTAGACGTTGGTGGAACTGCAAATGCACAAACTGTAAAAGCTGGTTTTAACATCATCCTTAAAGACCCTAACGTAAAAGCTATCCTGATTAACATCTTTGGTGGTATTGTACGTTGTGACCGCGTTGCGCAGGGTGTAATTGATGCCTATAACGAAATTGGTGATATCCCTGTGCCAATTATCTGCCGTTTACAAGGCACAAACGCTGTAGAAGCTAAAAAACTAATTGATGATTCAGGACTTAAAGTATATTCTGCAATTGCATTGAAAGATGCTGCTGACTTAGTTACTAAAGTTTTAGCGTAA
- a CDS encoding sodium:solute symporter produces the protein MSPAILLSFLIGYFLLLIVIAFATSKKSSDNSTFFIANRNSKWYLVAFGMIGTALSGVTFISVPGEVGSPAGNQFQYFQFVLGNAIGFIIIATVLLPLYYRMRLTSIYSYIEQRLGYYSYKTAASIFLISRTIGSAFRLYLVVIVLQRFIFDSYGIPFWVTVLISLGLIWSYTFKGGLKTIIITDTLQTFFLVLSVFLTLYFICDSLNLNLPQSFETIKNSGYAKIFFYEDFLTNPFHFSKALIGGIFVTIAMTGLDQDLMQKNLSMGTIKEAQKNMFTFTGVFVVLNIFFLSVGALLYIYASKNGIAIPLDHVTGKPRTDFLFPEIALNHLAVIPAIVFMLGLTAATFATTDSALTALTTSFCVDFLQMNKGDNQNSKAAVNKRHVVHVGFSILMFLVIILFNAVNDESVVKGIFKVASYTYGPLLGLYSFGLFVKNRGLHDKLVPFMCIISPAICYLLDKNSETLLGGYKFSVELILVNGLITFIGLLMISKKTDQQTRF, from the coding sequence ATGAGTCCAGCTATACTGCTATCCTTCCTTATTGGCTATTTTCTACTGCTAATTGTCATTGCCTTTGCCACCTCTAAAAAGTCGTCAGATAATTCTACCTTTTTTATTGCCAACAGAAATTCAAAATGGTACCTGGTCGCTTTTGGGATGATTGGTACTGCGCTGTCTGGCGTTACTTTTATTTCCGTTCCCGGAGAGGTCGGTTCGCCAGCCGGAAACCAGTTCCAGTATTTTCAATTTGTACTCGGAAACGCAATAGGCTTCATCATCATTGCCACGGTATTACTGCCGCTCTATTACCGCATGAGGTTAACATCCATCTACAGCTATATAGAACAGCGCTTAGGCTATTACAGTTACAAAACTGCCGCAAGCATCTTTTTAATCAGCCGCACCATAGGTTCAGCCTTTCGTTTATACCTGGTAGTTATTGTATTGCAACGTTTTATATTCGATAGCTATGGCATCCCATTTTGGGTTACCGTACTCATTTCATTAGGGTTAATCTGGTCTTATACCTTTAAAGGCGGATTAAAAACCATCATCATTACCGATACGTTACAAACATTTTTCCTTGTTCTTTCCGTATTCCTGACCCTATATTTTATATGCGATAGCCTTAATTTAAATCTTCCACAATCTTTTGAAACCATTAAAAACAGTGGTTATGCAAAAATCTTCTTCTATGAAGATTTCCTCACCAACCCCTTCCACTTCAGCAAAGCATTAATAGGCGGTATTTTTGTAACTATTGCAATGACCGGGCTTGACCAGGATTTGATGCAAAAAAACCTAAGCATGGGTACCATTAAAGAAGCCCAAAAAAACATGTTTACCTTTACAGGCGTATTTGTGGTGCTAAATATTTTCTTTTTAAGTGTTGGCGCATTGTTGTACATCTATGCAAGTAAAAATGGTATTGCCATCCCATTAGACCATGTTACCGGTAAACCACGCACAGACTTCCTGTTTCCAGAAATTGCCTTAAACCATTTGGCCGTCATTCCTGCCATTGTATTTATGCTGGGCTTAACCGCAGCTACTTTTGCCACAACAGATTCTGCTTTAACCGCCCTAACCACTTCATTCTGTGTAGATTTCTTACAAATGAACAAAGGTGACAACCAAAATTCTAAAGCAGCTGTAAACAAACGTCATGTGGTGCACGTTGGGTTTTCCATCCTGATGTTTTTAGTAATTATCCTTTTCAATGCTGTAAATGATGAATCTGTTGTAAAAGGCATTTTTAAGGTCGCTTCTTATACTTACGGACCACTTTTAGGATTGTACAGTTTTGGCTTATTTGTAAAAAACAGAGGACTTCATGATAAATTGGTACCTTTTATGTGTATCATATCCCCGGCAATCTGCTATTTGCTGGATAAAAACTCCGAAACATTACTCGGAGGATATAAATTCAGTGTAGAATTGATTTTAGTGAATGGACTAATTACTTTTATCGGATTACTGATGATCAGCAAAAAAACAGATCAACAAACAAGATTTTAA
- the recR gene encoding recombination mediator RecR, whose product MNFSSKLLESAVAEFAKLPGVGQKTALRLVLHLLNREQEEVDLFGNSIIKLKQEIKHCNICHNISDNHICEICMSVKRDKEVICVVEDTRDVMAVENTSQYFGVYHVLGGLISPMDGIGPSDLFIDSLVQRVATTPVKEVILALSATMEGDTTLFYLYKKLKEFQISITTIAKGIAFGGELEYADEITLGRSIVTRVPYENSIIK is encoded by the coding sequence ATGAATTTTTCTTCTAAACTGCTTGAGAGTGCCGTAGCTGAGTTTGCTAAACTACCTGGGGTGGGGCAAAAGACAGCATTGAGACTGGTATTACATTTATTGAACAGGGAGCAAGAAGAAGTAGATTTGTTTGGGAACAGCATTATAAAGCTGAAGCAGGAAATTAAACACTGTAACATTTGCCACAATATCTCGGATAATCATATCTGTGAAATTTGTATGTCTGTAAAACGAGATAAGGAGGTAATTTGTGTGGTAGAGGATACACGGGATGTAATGGCGGTGGAGAATACTTCGCAATATTTTGGTGTTTATCATGTGCTAGGGGGACTGATCTCGCCAATGGACGGCATTGGACCATCAGATTTATTTATTGATTCTTTGGTGCAAAGGGTAGCCACTACACCTGTAAAGGAAGTGATTTTAGCGCTGAGTGCAACCATGGAAGGGGATACCACATTATTTTACCTGTATAAAAAATTAAAGGAATTTCAAATTTCCATCACCACTATAGCAAAAGGGATTGCCTTTGGGGGTGAACTGGAATATGCGGATGAAATTACACTGGGACGCTCCATTGTAACCAGGGTTCCTTATGAAAACTCAATTATAAAATAA
- a CDS encoding alpha/beta hydrolase, translating into MKNILLLIFMIQISTSFAGVKVKKDINYTVKNDLRRQLNVYYKKGMAAKEVVVFIHGGSWSTGKKDIYWWLARNLARKGMVAVTINYRLAPEVQYREMAQDCADAVGWVVRNIPTYGGNPDKIFLMGHSAGAHLAELINADPQYFLGSGINTNPVKGLILNDPFGLDMLEYLSKAEKDGNYYNFLHTFSADPAVWEMGSPLHYADQIRNPHLIFYGSKTYPAIQLQSRRMYDTLLAQHIKAELHVIKNKKHVGMITQMIFGRNPLYTYILEFIRGTGKKK; encoded by the coding sequence TTGAAAAATATACTGCTGCTTATTTTTATGATCCAGATTTCTACTTCTTTTGCTGGGGTAAAGGTTAAAAAGGACATTAATTATACCGTTAAGAACGATCTTCGCAGACAATTAAATGTCTACTATAAAAAAGGTATGGCAGCCAAAGAGGTTGTTGTTTTTATCCATGGAGGTTCATGGAGCACTGGTAAAAAGGATATTTATTGGTGGCTGGCAAGAAACCTGGCTAGAAAGGGCATGGTTGCTGTGACCATAAATTACCGCCTTGCACCTGAGGTGCAGTATCGGGAAATGGCACAGGATTGCGCAGACGCGGTTGGTTGGGTTGTAAGAAATATCCCAACCTATGGTGGCAATCCTGACAAGATTTTTTTAATGGGGCACTCTGCAGGCGCTCATTTGGCTGAATTGATCAATGCTGATCCTCAATATTTTTTAGGTTCGGGAATAAATACAAATCCTGTGAAAGGTTTGATTTTAAACGACCCATTTGGTTTAGATATGCTGGAGTACCTTAGTAAAGCGGAGAAAGATGGCAATTACTACAATTTTCTGCATACTTTTTCTGCAGATCCGGCAGTTTGGGAAATGGGATCTCCTTTGCACTACGCTGATCAGATTCGCAATCCTCACTTAATTTTTTATGGTTCAAAAACGTACCCTGCTATACAATTGCAATCGAGACGAATGTATGATACGCTGCTTGCCCAGCACATTAAAGCTGAATTGCATGTGATTAAGAATAAAAAGCATGTGGGTATGATTACACAAATGATTTTTGGGAGGAACCCACTGTATACCTATATTTTAGAATTTATTAGGGGTACGGGTAAGAAAAAATAA
- the trpB gene encoding tryptophan synthase subunit beta, translating to MSYFVNEKGYYGDFGGAYIPEMLYPNVEELRQNYLQIINDADFQKEFHALLKDYVGRPSPLYLAKRLSEKYNANIFLKREDLNHTGAHKINNTIGQILLAEKLGKKRIIAETGAGQHGVATATVCALRGLECVIYMGEVDIQRQAPNVARMKMLGAKVVSAVSGSKTLKDATNEAMRDWINNPVDTHYIIGSVVGPHPYPDMVAIFQSIISEETKRQLLEQTGSEQPDYVLACVGGGSNAMGMFYHFIDDENVKLIAVEAAGKGVSSGFSAATTFLGKEGVLHGSRSILMQTADGQVVEPHSVSAGLDYPGIGPQHAHLFKTTRAKYVSITDEESLDAGLLLTQKEGIIPAIESAHALAYLEKMVFAGGENVVVCLSGRGDKDMDTYMKYFNL from the coding sequence ATGAGTTATTTTGTAAATGAAAAGGGATATTATGGCGATTTTGGGGGAGCATATATCCCTGAGATGTTGTATCCCAATGTAGAAGAATTGAGGCAGAATTATCTTCAAATCATTAATGATGCAGATTTTCAAAAGGAATTTCATGCTTTACTAAAGGATTATGTTGGAAGGCCATCGCCACTGTATTTGGCTAAACGTTTGTCTGAAAAGTACAATGCAAATATCTTTTTGAAAAGAGAAGATTTGAACCACACGGGGGCTCATAAAATCAACAATACGATTGGACAGATTTTATTGGCAGAAAAACTGGGTAAAAAAAGGATTATTGCTGAAACTGGTGCGGGACAACATGGGGTAGCTACAGCTACAGTATGTGCGCTACGCGGACTGGAATGTGTGATTTATATGGGCGAAGTGGATATTCAGCGCCAGGCACCAAATGTAGCCAGGATGAAAATGCTTGGCGCAAAGGTTGTTTCGGCAGTTTCTGGGAGCAAGACTTTAAAAGATGCCACCAATGAGGCGATGCGCGACTGGATAAATAATCCGGTTGATACGCATTATATTATTGGATCTGTAGTTGGTCCGCATCCTTATCCTGATATGGTGGCTATTTTTCAATCCATCATTTCTGAGGAAACCAAAAGGCAATTACTGGAACAAACGGGTTCTGAACAACCGGATTACGTTTTGGCTTGTGTTGGTGGTGGAAGTAATGCGATGGGCATGTTTTATCATTTTATTGATGATGAAAATGTAAAGTTAATAGCGGTAGAAGCAGCGGGCAAAGGTGTGAGTAGTGGTTTTTCTGCTGCAACTACATTTTTAGGAAAAGAGGGCGTGCTACATGGCAGCAGAAGTATTTTAATGCAAACAGCAGACGGACAAGTGGTAGAGCCACATTCTGTTTCTGCGGGATTGGATTATCCTGGAATTGGCCCCCAACATGCACATTTGTTTAAAACCACACGTGCAAAGTATGTTTCTATTACCGATGAAGAATCACTGGATGCGGGCTTGCTGCTTACCCAGAAGGAAGGCATCATCCCTGCAATTGAGAGTGCGCATGCATTGGCTTACCTGGAAAAAATGGTTTTTGCAGGAGGCGAAAATGTGGTGGTTTGCTTATCTGGAAGGGGAGATAAGGATATGGATACGTATATGAAATATTTTAATCTTTAA
- the trpD gene encoding anthranilate phosphoribosyltransferase, with product MKKILNHLFENKSFSRAEAQKILTAIALGEYNTSQIAAFITAFAMRNITVQELQGFRDAMLDLCIKVDLSDFELVDLCGTGGDGKDTFNISTLASFVVAGTGHKVAKHGNYGVSSGCGSSNVMEYLGYKFSGDPEVLKRSVEQAGICFIHAPLFNPAMKTVAPIRKELGVKTFFNMLGPMCNPAQPKNQIVGVFSLELARLYAYLYQDTDKNYTILHAVDGFDELSLTCDVKTFSKRGEALIKVADLGFDLLAENQITGGDTVASSAKIFMDVLNGEGTDAQHNVVLCNAALAMQTIDDTRSFADCFYDAEESLMNKKALGSFKKLIS from the coding sequence ATGAAGAAAATATTAAACCACTTATTTGAAAACAAGAGCTTTAGCCGGGCCGAAGCACAAAAAATCTTAACGGCTATTGCCCTGGGAGAATACAATACCTCGCAAATTGCAGCCTTTATTACGGCCTTTGCAATGCGGAACATTACGGTGCAGGAGCTGCAGGGTTTTAGGGATGCCATGCTTGACCTTTGTATTAAGGTTGATCTTTCTGATTTTGAATTGGTAGATTTATGTGGTACGGGTGGAGATGGTAAAGATACTTTCAATATTTCTACTCTGGCTTCTTTTGTAGTTGCCGGAACCGGACATAAGGTAGCTAAACATGGTAATTATGGGGTTTCGTCTGGCTGTGGTTCTTCTAACGTGATGGAATACCTTGGCTATAAGTTTTCTGGTGACCCGGAGGTTTTAAAAAGGAGTGTTGAACAGGCCGGGATTTGTTTTATCCATGCGCCATTATTTAACCCGGCCATGAAAACTGTAGCACCAATTAGAAAGGAACTTGGGGTTAAAACTTTCTTTAATATGCTTGGGCCTATGTGCAATCCTGCACAGCCTAAAAACCAGATTGTGGGTGTATTTAGTTTGGAACTGGCACGTTTGTATGCCTACTTATATCAGGATACAGATAAAAATTATACCATATTGCATGCTGTGGATGGTTTTGATGAACTTTCATTGACTTGCGATGTTAAGACTTTTAGCAAAAGAGGTGAGGCGCTGATTAAGGTGGCTGATCTGGGCTTTGATTTACTGGCTGAAAACCAAATTACAGGAGGTGATACCGTAGCGTCTTCGGCAAAGATTTTTATGGATGTATTGAATGGGGAGGGTACCGATGCGCAACATAATGTGGTGCTTTGTAATGCGGCACTGGCCATGCAAACTATAGACGATACGCGCTCTTTTGCAGATTGTTTTTACGATGCAGAGGAGTCCTTGATGAATAAAAAGGCTTTGGGTAGTTTTAAAAAGCTGATTTCATGA
- a CDS encoding L-threonylcarbamoyladenylate synthase, which yields MLVKIYPENPNPKAIEQVVEVLKKGGLIIYPTDTIYGLGCDITNQKAIEKICRIRGIKPEKANFSFICSDLSHISDYVKPIDTTVFRLLKKALPGPFTFIFNASGNVPKLLSSNKKTVGIRVPDNAIAREIVKVLGNPILSTSIKDDDELLEYSTDPELIHEKYEDLVDLVIDGGYGDNEASTVVDCTSGDFEIIRQGKGILADYL from the coding sequence ATGTTAGTTAAAATCTATCCCGAAAATCCCAATCCCAAAGCTATTGAGCAAGTGGTAGAGGTACTTAAAAAAGGGGGATTGATTATCTACCCTACAGATACCATTTATGGACTTGGCTGTGACATCACCAACCAAAAAGCCATAGAGAAAATTTGCCGCATCAGAGGTATCAAACCAGAGAAAGCAAATTTCTCTTTCATTTGTTCTGACTTAAGCCATATTTCAGATTACGTAAAGCCAATTGATACCACCGTTTTCAGGTTGTTAAAGAAAGCGCTCCCTGGCCCTTTCACTTTTATTTTCAATGCCAGCGGAAACGTACCTAAACTACTGAGCTCCAATAAAAAAACAGTCGGTATTCGTGTACCAGACAATGCTATAGCGCGTGAAATTGTAAAGGTTTTAGGAAATCCAATCCTCTCTACCTCTATTAAGGACGATGATGAATTACTCGAGTATTCTACAGATCCGGAATTGATCCATGAAAAATACGAAGACCTTGTAGATTTGGTTATTGATGGTGGTTATGGCGATAATGAGGCTTCTACAGTAGTAGATTGTACCTCGGGCGATTTTGAAATCATCAGACAAGGTAAAGGGATTTTGGCCGACTACCTTTAG
- a CDS encoding SDR family oxidoreductase → MDFKDKVVIITGASSGIGKACAEEFAKRGANLVLAARQYVTLCEITSELGERFGVKAVAVQADVSNEEDCKMLVKQGMLTFGKIDILINNAGLSMRALFADLDLSVLKNLMDVNFWGTVYCTKYALPELVKTKGTIVGVSSIAGYRGLPGRSGYSASKFAMNGFMESLRLELREKGVHVMVACPGFTASNIRFTALAKDGSSHGDTNMEEGKMMTSEEVAKNIAEGIGARKRTLVMTGQGKLTVWLNKLLPSLADKLVFNHYKKEKNPLI, encoded by the coding sequence ATGGATTTTAAGGATAAGGTAGTCATCATTACAGGTGCATCTTCTGGTATTGGAAAAGCTTGTGCTGAAGAATTTGCCAAAAGAGGGGCAAACCTGGTGCTTGCAGCAAGGCAATATGTAACGCTATGCGAGATTACCTCTGAATTGGGGGAGCGGTTTGGCGTAAAGGCCGTAGCGGTACAGGCTGATGTGAGTAATGAGGAAGATTGTAAAATGCTGGTTAAGCAGGGTATGCTGACTTTTGGCAAAATTGACATCCTCATTAATAACGCAGGTTTGTCTATGCGTGCTTTATTTGCTGATCTGGACCTCTCGGTCTTGAAGAACCTGATGGATGTAAACTTTTGGGGTACTGTGTACTGCACAAAATATGCTTTGCCTGAACTGGTAAAAACAAAAGGTACCATTGTTGGTGTATCTTCCATTGCAGGTTACCGGGGTTTGCCGGGAAGAAGTGGATACTCTGCTTCTAAATTTGCAATGAATGGATTTATGGAGTCACTTAGGTTAGAATTGCGGGAAAAAGGCGTACATGTTATGGTAGCTTGTCCGGGTTTTACAGCTTCAAATATTAGGTTTACAGCCTTGGCTAAAGATGGATCATCACATGGGGATACGAATATGGAAGAGGGTAAAATGATGACTTCAGAGGAAGTTGCTAAGAATATTGCTGAAGGCATTGGGGCCCGTAAACGTACACTGGTGATGACAGGGCAAGGGAAGCTTACAGTATGGCTAAATAAATTGCTGCCTTCGCTGGCGGATAAGCTGGTTTTTAACCATTACAAAAAAGAGAAGAATCCTTTAATTTAA
- a CDS encoding phosphoribosylanthranilate isomerase, with protein sequence MSVKLKICGMKVPENIADVVALEPDYMGFIFFPGSKRFVADLNPDFIKHIPEAIKATGVFVDEQLEVLKEKIVAYGLKAVQLHGKESVAYCAALKESGVEVIKAFGIDESFDFDQLDDYYDVTDYFLFDTQTAEHGGSGKAFNWRLLEKYQLLKPFFLSGGIGLDNAQELFRVNDERLYAVDVNSRFELEPGLKDIDKLGEFKIQL encoded by the coding sequence ATGAGTGTTAAGTTAAAAATATGCGGAATGAAAGTTCCCGAAAATATTGCGGATGTGGTTGCCCTTGAACCGGATTATATGGGATTTATTTTCTTCCCCGGATCTAAAAGGTTTGTGGCAGACCTGAATCCTGACTTCATAAAGCATATTCCGGAAGCCATTAAAGCTACTGGCGTTTTTGTGGATGAACAGTTGGAAGTACTGAAAGAAAAGATAGTTGCGTATGGGCTAAAAGCGGTACAGTTGCATGGCAAGGAAAGTGTGGCCTACTGCGCCGCCTTGAAAGAGAGCGGGGTAGAGGTGATTAAGGCTTTTGGAATTGATGAATCTTTTGATTTTGACCAGCTTGATGATTATTATGATGTAACTGACTACTTTTTGTTTGACACGCAAACAGCTGAACATGGCGGATCTGGAAAGGCTTTTAATTGGCGTTTATTGGAAAAATATCAGCTGTTAAAGCCTTTCTTTTTAAGTGGCGGTATTGGATTAGACAATGCGCAGGAATTATTTAGGGTAAATGATGAGCGTTTGTACGCTGTAGATGTGAACAGCAGGTTTGAACTTGAGCCGGGACTAAAGGACATAGATAAATTGGGTGAATTTAAAATACAATTATGA
- the asnS gene encoding asparagine--tRNA ligase gives MIKREKIKSLLETTTFDREVTVMGWVRTFRNNQFIALNDGSCMGNIQIVVDFANTSEELLKRITTGAAIAVTGTIVESLGKGQRVDVKATTIEILGDSDPEKFPLQPKKHSLEFLREIAHLRFRTNTFNAVFKVRHALAFAIHKFYNERGFVYMHTPVITASDAEGAGEMFKVTTLDFDNTPRTEDGKVDFSEDFFARATNLTVSGQLEGELAAMAFGQIYTFGPTFRAENSNTTRHLAEFWMIEPEVAFADLEDNMQLAEDMMKFVISYALENCKEEIDFLNNRLLEEEKSKPQNERSELTLIDKLNFCLDNDFERLTYTEAIRILKSSKPNQKKQFKYLIDEWGADLQSEHERFLVEKHFKKPVILTDYPADIKSFYMRQNEPDEQGRQTVAAMDILFPGIGEMIGGSQREERLDLLTKRMEDMNIPQEELWWYLDTRRFGSAPHAGFGLGFERLVLFVTGMTNIRDVIAFPRFPKNAEF, from the coding sequence ATGATTAAAAGAGAAAAAATAAAAAGCTTGTTGGAAACAACAACCTTCGATAGAGAAGTTACTGTAATGGGTTGGGTGCGTACTTTTCGCAACAACCAATTTATCGCACTAAATGATGGTTCCTGCATGGGAAACATCCAGATTGTAGTAGATTTTGCCAATACCTCAGAAGAATTGTTAAAACGCATTACCACTGGCGCTGCTATTGCCGTAACAGGGACTATAGTAGAATCTTTGGGTAAAGGACAGCGGGTTGATGTTAAAGCAACTACAATTGAAATATTAGGTGATAGTGATCCTGAAAAATTCCCTTTGCAGCCAAAAAAACATAGCCTTGAGTTTTTAAGAGAGATTGCACACCTGCGCTTCCGTACCAATACTTTCAATGCAGTATTTAAAGTCCGTCATGCCCTGGCTTTTGCCATCCACAAGTTCTATAACGAAAGAGGCTTTGTTTATATGCATACTCCGGTAATTACTGCATCGGATGCAGAGGGTGCCGGAGAAATGTTTAAAGTAACTACATTAGATTTCGACAATACCCCTCGCACCGAAGATGGTAAAGTTGATTTTTCAGAAGATTTCTTCGCACGCGCTACAAACCTTACTGTATCCGGTCAGCTGGAAGGTGAACTTGCAGCAATGGCTTTTGGACAAATCTATACCTTCGGTCCTACTTTCAGGGCAGAAAACTCCAACACTACCCGTCACCTTGCAGAGTTTTGGATGATTGAGCCAGAAGTTGCTTTTGCCGACCTGGAAGACAATATGCAGTTAGCCGAGGACATGATGAAATTTGTGATCAGCTACGCTTTAGAAAACTGTAAAGAAGAAATTGATTTTCTAAACAACCGCTTGCTGGAAGAAGAAAAGTCCAAACCTCAAAATGAGCGCAGCGAACTTACCCTTATTGATAAGTTAAACTTCTGCCTTGACAATGACTTTGAAAGATTAACCTATACAGAGGCCATCAGGATTTTAAAATCTTCTAAACCCAACCAGAAAAAACAATTTAAATATTTAATTGACGAGTGGGGAGCCGATTTGCAGTCAGAACATGAACGCTTCCTGGTTGAAAAACACTTTAAAAAACCAGTAATCCTAACAGATTATCCTGCAGATATTAAATCTTTCTACATGCGCCAGAATGAGCCGGATGAGCAAGGCAGACAAACTGTTGCGGCAATGGACATCCTTTTCCCTGGTATAGGAGAAATGATTGGAGGCTCACAGCGTGAAGAACGTCTTGATCTTTTAACTAAACGGATGGAAGACATGAACATTCCGCAAGAAGAGCTTTGGTGGTATCTTGATACCAGAAGATTTGGCTCTGCTCCTCATGCAGGTTTTGGCCTGGGTTTTGAGCGTCTCGTTTTATTTGTAACCGGAATGACCAATATCAGAGATGTTATTGCCTTTCCAAGGTTCCCGAAAAACGCAGAGTTTTAA
- the trpA gene encoding tryptophan synthase subunit alpha — MNRINQLFEKRKHNILSIYYTAGFPNLGDTVRIAEALEAAGADMLEIGFPYSDPVADGPVIQASSKLALDHGMDLNLLFEQLKDLRKKVTIPVLLMGYVNPVLQYGVENFCKACAAVGVDGCIVPDLPMVEYEEFYKDTFLENGLSNIFLVTPQTSLERIHKIDSISNGFIYLLSSSATTGKDLNVSDATESYFARIKAMELNNPTMIGFGISNKATFDKACKYANGAIIGTAFVKALAKAATAEDIAEFMKDFK; from the coding sequence ATGAATAGAATCAATCAGTTATTTGAGAAAAGAAAGCACAATATCCTTTCTATTTATTATACAGCCGGTTTTCCTAATCTGGGAGATACGGTGCGGATTGCGGAGGCATTGGAGGCTGCCGGAGCAGATATGCTTGAAATTGGCTTCCCTTATTCGGATCCGGTTGCAGACGGGCCGGTGATACAGGCCAGCAGTAAACTTGCGCTTGACCATGGTATGGATTTAAACCTGCTTTTTGAGCAATTAAAGGATTTGCGTAAAAAAGTAACCATTCCGGTCTTGTTGATGGGGTATGTAAATCCTGTTTTGCAGTATGGCGTAGAAAATTTTTGTAAAGCTTGTGCTGCTGTTGGGGTAGACGGATGCATTGTTCCTGATTTGCCCATGGTAGAATATGAAGAGTTTTATAAAGATACCTTTCTGGAAAATGGTTTGAGTAATATATTTTTGGTAACCCCACAGACATCACTGGAGCGGATCCATAAGATAGATAGTATCAGTAATGGTTTCATTTATTTGTTGTCTTCTTCTGCAACAACAGGTAAAGACCTGAATGTATCTGATGCCACGGAAAGCTATTTTGCGAGGATTAAAGCCATGGAGCTTAACAATCCTACAATGATTGGCTTTGGGATCAGCAATAAGGCTACTTTTGATAAGGCTTGTAAATATGCCAACGGTGCTATTATTGGAACTGCCTTTGTGAAAGCCCTTGCTAAGGCTGCAACCGCAGAAGATATAGCTGAATTTATGAAAGACTTTAAATAG